In Seonamhaeicola sp. S2-3, the genomic window TGTTAATCTATAGGTAGAGTCTTTTTCTATAAATCTAATAGAACTAGCTGTTATTTTATATGTGAGTTTGTTATCTTCAAAATGCTCTAATGTAAAATTTTGTCCGACGTTATTTTTAATATTAAAACTACTTACATAAATAATTTCATTATCATTTATTTGCCTAAAAACATTGGTATTATCAACTGCTTTTCTTCCTTTTTTCAGGTATTTATAACTAAAGCTATTAAACCCTTCACTTGCTTTAGGAGCTAAAAACAAACCTAATATTATTGAAAATACTGCTACTATAGCTGCACCAATTAAGTAAGGTCTTAAAAATCGGGTAAAAGAAACACCAGAACTTAAAAAAGCAATAATCTCTGTGTTATTGGCTAGTTTAGAAGTAAACCAAATAACTGATAAGAATAAAAATAACGGAAATAATAAATGTGCAAAATAAATAGTAAAGTCTAAAAAATATAACAATACTTCTGGTAAAGGCACTTCATTTTCAAGTATTTTACCAATTTTTTCTGCTAAGTGCACTGTAATTCCTATAGGAATAAACAGCAGCAACATCATTGCAAATGTTAACAAATAGCGTTTTAATATGTACCAGTCTAGTATCTTCATTAACTTTTACAAACGTTTATCCATTTGTTTTACCATTTTATCTTTCCAAGCTTTAAAATCTCCTGCTAATATATGTTTTCTGGCTTCTCTAACCAACCATAAATAAAAACCTAAGTTATGAATAGTTGCTATTTGTTTGCCTAACAATTCGTTAACTGAAAATAGATGACGTAAATAGGCTTTGGTATATTCTGTATCAACAAAAGTTATACCCATTTCATCAATTGGAGAAAAATCATCCTCCCATTTTTTGTTTTTAATATTTATGGTTCCGTGTGCTGTAAATAACATACCATTTCTTGCATTACGTGTTGGCATTACACAATCAAACATATCTACACCTAACGCAATATTTTCTAAAATATTGATTGGAGTCCCTACTCCCATCAAATATCTTGGTTTATCTTCGGGTAAAATACTGCAAACAACATCTGTCATGGCATACATTTCTTCGGCAGGTTCTCCAACCGATAAGCCTCCAATGGCATTACCAACAGCACCTGCATTGGCTATATATTCTGCAGATTGAATACGCAAGTCTTTATACGTACTTCCTTGTACTATTGGAAAAAAAGCTTGATTATAACCATACTTTAATGGTGTTTTTGCTAAATGAGCAATACAACGGTCTAACCACCTATGTGTCATATGCATAGAGCGTTTTGCATAGTTATAATCACATGGATAAGGCGTACATTCATCAAAAGCCATGATAATATCTGCCCCAATACTGCGTTGAATTTCCATAACATTTTCGGGTGTAAACACATGATAACTCCCATCAATATGCGATTTAAATTTTACGCCCTCTTCTTTAATCTTTCTATTGGCAGATAAAGAATAGACTTGATAACCTCCAGAATCGGTTAAAATATTTCTATCCCAATTCATAAATTTATGAAGTCCACCTGCTTTTTCAATAATATCTGTTTGCGGACGCAGATATAAGTGATAGGTGTTTCCTAAAATAATATCAGGATTTATATCTTGTTTTAATTCACGCTGGTGTACGCCTTTCACAGTTGCAACAGTGCCTACGGGCATAAAAATAGGGGTTTCTATAACGCCATGATCTGTAGTTAACTTACCTGCCCTTGCTTTGCTTTGTGAATCTTTTCCGTTTAGTTGAAATTTCATTTTTTACTATTCTGAGCGCAAAGATAAATAACTGAAAAATGATAACTATTGTATTGAATAGAAAATAAATTGGTTTTGGCAACGTTTTTGATAATGTTAACCAAATCTTAAAAACGAACAGTTATGAAAATTTTAAAAAACTTATTATTTAGCCTTTTTATTATTGCTTTAGCTTCTTCTACTGCTAAGGCTCAAACCGCTACTGGTTTTGGTTTAAAAGGCGGATTAAATTACAATGCTAATGGTGATTATTTTGATTCTGTAGGTGCTAATGCTAAGCATCCTGATAGAAATATTGGGTATCACATTGGAATTTTTGGAAAAATAGGAACCAAACTATACTTTAAACCAGAGTTAGTTTACACAAGTACAAAAAGTGATTATAATGATGATAGTTTTAACATGCAAAAACTGGATGCACCTTTACTTATTGGTACAAAAGTAATTGGCCCGTTAAGTGTATTTGGAGGTCCTTCTTTTCAGTATATACTAGATACCGAGTTTGATGGTATTGCAATAAATGATGTTAAAAATGATTTTACCGTAGGGCTTAACTTTGGAATTGGGCTAAACTTAAAAAAGGTGGGTATTGACCTTAGGTATGAACGTGGTTTTAATGATAACGAAGCTACATTTATAAATACCAATTTAGGTTCTGTTGAAAATAGATTAGACACCAGACCAGATCAATTAATTTTAAGTTTATCTATTATTTTATAAACTTTAGTTTTCAGTTATAAAAAAACCTCGCTTTTAGCGAGGTTTTTTTATTTATTCTCTTTTTATTCTAAGTATTAGATTCTGTTTCTTCAGGATCTAAATACTTAGGTATACCGTTTTTACCAATATCATTTGTTGGGTCGCCATCTCCATCAATATCTTCATATATTGTTGGTATACCATCTCCATCATCATCTGAATCTATGTAATTGTACAGTGGAAAACCATTTACGAAGTCTTCATCGGTATTTTCATCAAACAAATCTCCATCTCCATTTAAATCTTCTAAATAAGAAGGAACTCCGTCTCCATCATGATCATTTTCGGTAGTATGTATCAATTCAAATTTAAAAGCTATTGGCGAATATGATGAAATGGATGATGTAGCACTAGAAAAATAACCTAAGCCCGATGGCAAAAACATAACGCCCACACCAGAGTTTACAAAATCTACCGTACCATCATTATTTTCTACATAACTTTCGGCAACATTAAAATCTGGTAACACTTTTCTCCAACCAGGTACTAAGTCTATTAAATCAAACTCTACTGGGGTTACTGCACTATCAAACACTTCATTATCTAATGTAAAACCTTCATAATTCACCAAAACATTATCTGCAAAAGTTGGAGAATCTTCGCCTCCACCTTGGTTTAATTTCAATACATAAAATTCATAATCTGTATCTGCATATACGGTTGTTTTTGCAGCGCCCACAGCGTTTATTAATAATGAATCTGCATCGGATGAAATGGTTAATCCCTCTGTACTCATTATCTTTAAATCTGCAATTTTCGGATTTGTATTTCCTTCAAAATCACTTTTATTGTAGTAATGCGTTTCTAAATACTCAATAATAGAGTCATTATCTACAATCTGCTGTTCTGCTCTATCTCTTATTTCTACTGTAACCGTATCATCTCCATCATCATCTTTTTTACAAGACAAAAAACAAACAGACAAACACAGTATACTCAAACAGATTTTTCCTAATTTCATATGAATTTTAAATATTGTTATTTTTGAGGCGCAAGATACAATTTTAATACAATCTTGCCCAATAACATTAACGTAGTTTTAGCAATAATTATATGCGAATAGACAAGTATTTATGGTGTGTTAGGTATTACAAAACCAGATCTTTAGCTACTACAGCTTGCAAAAAGGGACACGTAAGAGTAAATAATGAAATTGTAAAACCTAGTAGAGAGGTTTATCCGTTGGATATTATTGAGGTTAGAAAAAACCAAATAAACTACAAACTAAAGGTAAATGATATTCCTGAAAGTAGAGTTGGCGCTAAACTTGTTGATATTTACAGGACTGATACCACACCAAAAGAAGCCTTTGAAGCCCAAGAACTTTTAAAATTTTCTAAAGATTATTACAGAAAAAAAGGAACTGGTAGGCCTACAAAAAAAGATAGACGTGATATTGATGATTATACTACCGAAAATGAGTAATTTTATACTTTATACAAATTAAGGATATGACAGTTAAAAATAATGTGATATTAAACCATACCGAAATTAATCATAAAATACGCCGTATTGCGTTTCAGATATACGAGAACAATGTAGATGAAAAAGAAGTGATTCTGGCTGGTATTGATAAAAACGGTTACATATTTGCAAAAAAACTTAAATCTGTACTTCAAAAAATATCAGACATCAATCTGGTTTTATGTAAAGTTAGTATTGATAAAAAGAACCCTCAATCTGAAATAAAAACTTCTATTTCTGAAGAAGATTACAAAAACAAATCATTAATTTTAGTTGATGATGTTTTAAACTCTGGTACCACTTTAATTTATGGAGTAAAACATTTTTTAAACGTACCTTTAAAACAATTTAAAACAGCTGTTTTAGTTAACCGAAATCATAAAAAATATCCTGTAAAAGCAGATTTTAAAGGCATTTCTTTATCTACATCACTTCATGAGCACGTTAATGTAGTTTTAGAAGGAAACGTATTTGAAGCTGTTTTAGAATAAGGTTAGAATTTCTTTAACAACTTCATCTTTGGTTTTGTTATCTGTAAGAATTTGATGTTCTGCTTTACTGTAATAAGGAGATCTTTCAAATAAGTGCTTACCAATAAATTCTTCTAATTCTTCTTTTGTTTCAATATGAGCAATTAATGGGCGTTTAGCCTTTTTAAGAATTAGTTTATCTGCTAATTTTTTAATAGATGCCTTTAAATAAATACTTGTAGCATTTTTAGCATCAATAATATGTTGCATATTGTTACCAAAACAAGGCGTTCCCCCTCCTAGTGAAAGAATTATATCTTTATCATTTTTTAGAAGCTTTTGTAAGTACTCCTCTTCTTTTTTTCTAAAATATATTTCGCCTTTAGTTTCAAAAATTTCTTTAACGCTTGCATTTTCTTTTTCTTCAATAAAATCGTCTAAATCTATCAAATCATAATCTGTTTTTTTTGATAATCTCCTTCCAATTGAAGATTTTCCAGATCCCATATACCCTATTAAAACTATTATCATTTTTACGCTATAAATTGATTATTAAAAACATACGTTAAAGTGGTGCAAAAAAACAAAAAAATATTTAAAAAAAATATTGTTTTATTAATTAAAGGTTCTATATTTGCACCCGCAAACGCAAAGAAGCCTTGCAAGACCGGGTAGCTCAGTTGGTAGAGCATCTCCCTTTTAAGGAGAGGGTCCTGGGTTCGAGCCCCAGCCCGGTCACTAGAATCACTTCAAAATTATTCAAAAAGCCTGAAACTTAATACTTTCAGGCTTTTTCATTTTTCTTAATACCAAGGATCAAGTCCAAAATGGGATCAAGGGATCAAGGGATCAAGGGATCAAGTCCAAAATCTGGGTTTTTACGGATCAAGTCCAAAATCTGGGTTTTTACCATTTTAAGAATATAATTTAATCAAGCGATATAAGAAGTATTCCGTATTCCTGACTCCCCTAAATTGAGATCTAAAAGCCTTTACTTTGGCATTAAAGGATTCAGCTGAAGCATTAGTACTTCTGTTTATAAAATAGTTGAGTACAGAGCGGTAATTTAAAGTAATACTATTGGCTACCGTTTGGAAGCTCTTAAATCCTGACTCCTCTACATCTTTGTACCAGTGGGCTAGTTTGGTGTAAGCTACTTTAATATCTATGGCTTGGTTAAAAATATTCCTCAAGCCTTGAACAAGTCCATAAGCTTTCTTTAATTCTGGGTATTCATTAAACAATATCTGTCCCCTCTCTTTCTGATTTGGAGTCCATTTATCTGGGGATTTATACAGTAGATATCTACTCCTGGCCAGGAGTTGTTTTGAGCTATCACCATTAGAAAAAGTTACAGGTTTAAATTCTTTGTCGGCAGCTCTAGATAGCTTTATCTGTTCATTTTCTTGATCCAAAGCTTCCCATCGGTATTTGATACGAAGATCTTGGAGCGCCTCTATTGCCAGCTTCTGTACATGGAACCTGTCTGTTACTTGGATGGCTTTCGGGAAACATTTAGTGGAGATTGTTTTCATAGAGTTAGCCATGTCTAAGGTAATCTCTTTCACTTTAGCACGCTTCTTTGCTGGGATCTTCAAGAGTTGTTCGATAATAGGCTCCACTTTAGTTCCGTGGAATATCCCAACTAAAGCCCCTTTCTTTCCTTTGGCCTTCTTATTGGTAATGATGGTATAGAGCTCTCCCTTGGACAGCGCTGTCTCATCAATGGATAAATAAGAACCTAAGTTTTCAGGGAAAACAAGCCACTGTTTAGCATGACTCTTATGCTCCCATTGCTTAAAATCACTTAAGTGATCCTTATAATGTCTTTGAAGCCTTTTTCCGGACATACCATACTGGTGCCCAAGTTGTTGGCTGCTCAGAGCAGTATTATCAGTCGATTTCTTTTAAAAAAGCAGCAAACTCTTTTGATATTCGAGTTCCCTGTGCAATAAATTCATCCCATTCACGACTTACTTTAATCCTCTTTTTATCAAGTAGAACGTCCCAACGCCTTCGTTTAAGATTTAATGATAGTAGATTGTCTCGAACGGGATAATCCTCGATTATTCGAGGCTCCATGAAGCCACTGGCTTTATACTTGCAATCCTTGTACTTAGATGGTATTTGTTTTTTCTCCTCCAAATATATCGTTAGACGGTTCTCATATAAAACATGCTTTATAGGCTTCTTATCGAATCCAACAATATCAAAATACTCTAATATTCCTTCTGGTAATATTAAACTTAACAAGGATAACTCAGTGTCTTTATTCATCAATATAATTTAAAGTACAAAGAAAATTATTTTTCTCTTTAGACCCAACTTTTGAGATTGATCCGATCCGGATCAAGTCCAAAATCTGGGTTTTTACCATTTTAAGAATATAATTTAATCAAGCGATATAAGAAGTATTCCGTATTCCTGACTCCCCTAAATTGAGATCTAAAAGCCTTTACTTTGGCATTAAAGGATTCAGCTGAAGCATTAGTACTTCTGTTTATAAAATAGTTGAGTACAGAGCGGTAATTTAAAGTAATACTATTGGCTACCGTTTGGAAGCTCTTAAATCCTGACTCCTCTACATCTTTGTACCAGTGGGCTAGTTTGGTGTAAGCTACTTTAATATCTATGGCTTGGTTAAAAATATTCCTCAAGCCTTGAACAAGTCCATAAGCTTTCTTTAATTCTGGGTATTCATTAAACAATATCTGTCCCCTCTCTTTCTGATTTGGAGTCCATTTATCTGGGGATTTATACAGTAGATATCTACTCCTGGCCAGGAGTTGTTTTGAGCTATCACCATTAGAAAAAGTTACAGGTTTAAATTCTTTGTCGGCAGCTCTAGATAGCTTTATCTGTTCATTTTCTTGATCCAAAGCTTCCCATCGGTATTTGATACGAAGATCTTGGAGCGCCTCTATTGCCAGCTTCTGTACATGGAACCTGTCTGTTACTTGGATGGCTTTCGGGAAACATTTAGTGGAGATTGTTTTCATAGAGTTTGCCATGTCTAAGGTAATCTCTTTCACTTTAGCACGCTTCTTTGCTGGGATCTTCAAGAGTTGTTCGATAATAGGCTCCACTTTAGTTCCGTGGAATATCCCAACTAAAGCCCCTTTCTTTCCTTTGGCCTTCTTATTGGTAATGATGGTATAGAGCTCTCCCCTGGACAGCGCTGTCTCATCAATGGATAAATAAGAACCTAAGTTTTCAGGGAAAACAAGCCACTGTTTAGCATGACTCTTATGCTCCCATTGCTTAAAATCACTTAAGTGATCCTTATAATGTCTTTGAAGCCTTTTTCCGGACATACCATACTGGTGCCCAAGTTGTTGGCTGCTCAGAGCAGTATTATCAGTCGATTTCTTTTAAAAAAGCAGCAAACTCTTTTGATATTCGAGTTCCCTGTGCAATAAATTCATCCCATTCACGACTTACTTTAATCCTCTTTTTATCAAGTAGAACGTCCCAACGCCTTCGTTTAAGATTTAATGATAGTAGATTGTCTCGAACGGGATAATCCTCGATTATTCGAGGCTCCATGAAGCCACTGGCTTTATACTTGCAATCCTTGTACTTAGATGGTATTTGTTTTTTCTCCTCCAAATATATCGTTAGACGGTTCTCATATAAAACATGCTTTATAGGCTTCTTATCGAATCCAACAATATCAAAATACT contains:
- a CDS encoding LptF/LptG family permease; amino-acid sequence: MKILDWYILKRYLLTFAMMLLLFIPIGITVHLAEKIGKILENEVPLPEVLLYFLDFTIYFAHLLFPLFLFLSVIWFTSKLANNTEIIAFLSSGVSFTRFLRPYLIGAAIVAVFSIILGLFLAPKASEGFNSFSYKYLKKGRKAVDNTNVFRQINDNEIIYVSSFNIKNNVGQNFTLEHFEDNKLTYKITASSIRFIEKDSTYRLTNYTKRDILENEDKIETLKRKDTLFTFKVGDLTPPLYAAEILMYDELREFIKKEEARGSTQVGRFKLVLYRKWSLPVSVFILTIIAVAVSSIKRRGGMGVNLAIGICIAMVFVFFDKIFGVMAEQSDFPPIIAVWFPNIIFGILAAYMLYNAKR
- a CDS encoding transposase, with the protein product MSGKRLQRHYKDHLSDFKQWEHKSHAKQWLVFPENLGSYLSIDETALSRGELYTIITNKKAKGKKGALVGIFHGTKVEPIIEQLLKIPAKKRAKVKEITLDMANSMKTISTKCFPKAIQVTDRFHVQKLAIEALQDLRIKYRWEALDQENEQIKLSRAADKEFKPVTFSNGDSSKQLLARSRYLLYKSPDKWTPNQKERGQILFNEYPELKKAYGLVQGLRNIFNQAIDIKVAYTKLAHWYKDVEESGFKSFQTVANSITLNYRSVLNYFINRSTNASAESFNAKVKAFRSQFRGVRNTEYFLYRLIKLYS
- a CDS encoding transposase, with product MSGKRLQRHYKDHLSDFKQWEHKSHAKQWLVFPENLGSYLSIDETALSKGELYTIITNKKAKGKKGALVGIFHGTKVEPIIEQLLKIPAKKRAKVKEITLDMANSMKTISTKCFPKAIQVTDRFHVQKLAIEALQDLRIKYRWEALDQENEQIKLSRAADKEFKPVTFSNGDSSKQLLARSRYLLYKSPDKWTPNQKERGQILFNEYPELKKAYGLVQGLRNIFNQAIDIKVAYTKLAHWYKDVEESGFKSFQTVANSITLNYRSVLNYFINRSTNASAESFNAKVKAFRSQFRGVRNTEYFLYRLIKLYS
- a CDS encoding phosphoribosyltransferase domain-containing protein, giving the protein MTVKNNVILNHTEINHKIRRIAFQIYENNVDEKEVILAGIDKNGYIFAKKLKSVLQKISDINLVLCKVSIDKKNPQSEIKTSISEEDYKNKSLILVDDVLNSGTTLIYGVKHFLNVPLKQFKTAVLVNRNHKKYPVKADFKGISLSTSLHEHVNVVLEGNVFEAVLE
- a CDS encoding FKBP-type peptidyl-prolyl cis-trans isomerase yields the protein MKLGKICLSILCLSVCFLSCKKDDDGDDTVTVEIRDRAEQQIVDNDSIIEYLETHYYNKSDFEGNTNPKIADLKIMSTEGLTISSDADSLLINAVGAAKTTVYADTDYEFYVLKLNQGGGEDSPTFADNVLVNYEGFTLDNEVFDSAVTPVEFDLIDLVPGWRKVLPDFNVAESYVENNDGTVDFVNSGVGVMFLPSGLGYFSSATSSISSYSPIAFKFELIHTTENDHDGDGVPSYLEDLNGDGDLFDENTDEDFVNGFPLYNYIDSDDDGDGIPTIYEDIDGDGDPTNDIGKNGIPKYLDPEETESNT
- a CDS encoding shikimate kinase is translated as MIIVLIGYMGSGKSSIGRRLSKKTDYDLIDLDDFIEEKENASVKEIFETKGEIYFRKKEEEYLQKLLKNDKDIILSLGGGTPCFGNNMQHIIDAKNATSIYLKASIKKLADKLILKKAKRPLIAHIETKEELEEFIGKHLFERSPYYSKAEHQILTDNKTKDEVVKEILTLF
- a CDS encoding outer membrane beta-barrel protein, with product MKILKNLLFSLFIIALASSTAKAQTATGFGLKGGLNYNANGDYFDSVGANAKHPDRNIGYHIGIFGKIGTKLYFKPELVYTSTKSDYNDDSFNMQKLDAPLLIGTKVIGPLSVFGGPSFQYILDTEFDGIAINDVKNDFTVGLNFGIGLNLKKVGIDLRYERGFNDNEATFINTNLGSVENRLDTRPDQLILSLSIIL
- the tgt gene encoding tRNA guanosine(34) transglycosylase Tgt translates to MKFQLNGKDSQSKARAGKLTTDHGVIETPIFMPVGTVATVKGVHQRELKQDINPDIILGNTYHLYLRPQTDIIEKAGGLHKFMNWDRNILTDSGGYQVYSLSANRKIKEEGVKFKSHIDGSYHVFTPENVMEIQRSIGADIIMAFDECTPYPCDYNYAKRSMHMTHRWLDRCIAHLAKTPLKYGYNQAFFPIVQGSTYKDLRIQSAEYIANAGAVGNAIGGLSVGEPAEEMYAMTDVVCSILPEDKPRYLMGVGTPINILENIALGVDMFDCVMPTRNARNGMLFTAHGTINIKNKKWEDDFSPIDEMGITFVDTEYTKAYLRHLFSVNELLGKQIATIHNLGFYLWLVREARKHILAGDFKAWKDKMVKQMDKRL
- a CDS encoding RNA-binding S4 domain-containing protein → MRIDKYLWCVRYYKTRSLATTACKKGHVRVNNEIVKPSREVYPLDIIEVRKNQINYKLKVNDIPESRVGAKLVDIYRTDTTPKEAFEAQELLKFSKDYYRKKGTGRPTKKDRRDIDDYTTENE